The following proteins are encoded in a genomic region of Pyrus communis chromosome 11, drPyrComm1.1, whole genome shotgun sequence:
- the LOC137708601 gene encoding PRA1 family protein F3-like, translated as MTTYGTIPTSSSSSQGPSGEYISRAKDRIRAGLGARRPWKLMFNFWSFNFPSSFHDAFGRVRSNVAYFRMNYAIVVLLILFLSLLWHPISLIVFVVMMAAWLFLYFLRDEPLVLFGKTVDDRVVLIVLAVVTIVLLFLTHATVNILVALLIGVVLVIAHAALRKTDDLPVDEENSALLTTPASSSA; from the coding sequence ATGACCACCTACGGCACAATCCCGACCTCCTCCTCGTCCTCCCAAGGCCCCTCCGGCGAGTACATCTCACGCGCCAAGGACCGCATCAGAGCCGGCCTCGGAGCGCGCCGGCCATGGAAGCTGATGTTCAACTTCTGGTCCTTCAACTTCCCCTCCTCCTTCCACGACGCCTTCGGGCGGGTCCGATCCAACGTCGCCTACTTCCGGATGAACTATGCCATCGTGGTGCTCCTGATCCTGTTCCTCAGCCTGCTCTGGCACCCGATCTCGCTCATCGTCTTCGTCGTCATGATGGCCGCCTGGCTCTTCCTCTACTTCCTCCGCGACGAGCCGCTGGTGCTGTTCGGAAAAACGGTAGACGACCGCGTCGTTTTGATCGTGCTGGCGGTGGTGACGATCGTGCTGCTGTTCTTGACCCACGCGACGGTGAATATTCTGGTGGCGCTGCTGATTGGGGTTGTGTTGGTGATTGCGCACGCGGCGTTGAGGAAGACGGATGACTTGCCGGTGGACGAAGAGAACTCCGCGTTGTTGACTACGCCTGCATCTTCCTCTGCTTAA
- the LOC137749306 gene encoding phospholipase D alpha 4-like gives MKGKVHKFLHGTLEANIFHATPYSPPPFPFNCIFATGKPAYVTIKIDNKKVAKTTHERDRVWNQTFQILCAHPPDSTITITMKTKCSILGKFQIQAHEILNEASFINGFLPLVIENGKPNPELKLRFMLWFKPVQFEPTWGTITDNGGFKGLRNASFPQRSNSHVTLYQDAHHCSTFNPTPEFCGTPRRLWEDVYKAIEEATHLIYIAGWSFNPKMVLVRDLQTDNPRARGVKLGELLKQKAEEGVAVRVMLWNDETSLKIIKNKGIMGTHDEDAFCYFAHTKVICKLCPRLHDKFPTIFSHHQKTISVDIKSSTSASDREIMSFVGGLDLCDGRYDTQQHSLFQTLNTESHCADFYQTNISGASLQRGGPRTPWHDAHACITGEAAWDVLTNFEQRWTKQCDPSLLVPSITLTSLFQQTYAIKPSERGWNVQVLRSIDNVSASQLFQSLTVEHSIHDAYVEAIRRADKFLYIENQYFMGGCYLWENDQHCGCRNLIPVEIALKVVHKIKAKERFAVYIVIPMWPEGLPESESVQDILHWTRETMSMMYKLIGEAIKESGVEGHHPRDYLNFYCLANREVEIQGEFVPPHSPYHATQYWNAQKHRRFMVYVHSKLMIVDDAYLIIGSANINQRSMDGHRDTEIAIGCYQSDNGDNKTMVSSRGDIGAYRMSLWYEHTGRAGELFKHPESLECVQTMRFIGDRMWKIYSGEEVIDMEGVHLVTYPMNVTEEGYVEDLVEGSGDHFPDTKSMVKGKRSKVIPPIFTT, from the exons ATGAAGGGAAAAGTACATAAGTTTCTCCATGGAACTCTTGAAGCTAACATCTTCCATGCCACACCTTACTCACCACCACCATTCCCCTTCAAT TGTATTTTTGCCACTGGGAAGCCTGCATATGTGACCATCAAAATAGACAACAAGAAAGTAGCAAAGACGACCCATGAACGAGACCGTGTGTGGAACCAAACCTTTCAAATCCTTTGTGCTCATCCGCCTGATTCGACCATTACCATTACCATGAAAACAAAGTGCTCCATCttgggaaaatttcaaattcagGCACATGAGATACTAAACGAAGCAAGTTTTATCAACGGTTTCCTCCCTCTTGTAATCGAAAATGGGAAGCCAAATCCAGAACTCAAGCTCCGGTTCATGTTATGGTTTAAGCCCGTGCAGTTTGAACCAACTTGGGGGACAATAACTGATAATGGTGGATTCAAGGGGCTGAGGAATGCATCATTTCCACAAAGATCCAACAGCCATGTCACTCTTTATCAAGATgctcaccattgctcaactttCAACCCTACGCCGGAGTTCTGTGGGACTCCGAGAAGACTATGGGAAGATGTTTACAAAGCCATTGAGGAGGCAACACATTTGATTTACATTGCGGGCTGGTCTTTCAATCCTAAGATGGTTCTG GTCAGGGATCTTCAAACAGACAACCCGCGTGCGCGAGGGGTGAAGCTCGGTGAATTACTAAAGCAGAAGGCTGAGGAAGGTGTGGCAGTGAGAGTAATGCTTTGGAATGATGAAACTTCTTTGAAAATCATCAAGAACAAAGGAATAATGGGAACACATGATGAAGATGCATTTTGTTACTTTGCGCACACGAAAGTGATATGCAAATTGTGCCCTAGATTGCACGACAAGTTTCCCACAATCTTCTCTCACCATCAGAAAACCATATCTGTAGACATCAAATCTAGCACCAGTGCAAGTGACAGAGAAATCATGAGCTTTGTTGGGGGTTTAGATCTTTGCGATGGGCGCTATGACACACAGCAACATTCGTTGTTTCAAACCCTCAATACAGAATCACATTGTGCTGATTTCTACCAGACCAACATTTCCGGGGCTAGCCTTCAGAGAGGAGGGCCAAGAACGCCGTGGCATGATGCTCACGCTTGTATAACCGGCGAGGCTGCTTGGGATGTACTAACAAATTTCGAGCAACGATGGACTAAGCAATGTGATCCCTCTTTATTGGTCCCTTCTATCACATTAACAAGCCTCTTTCAACAGACTTATGCAATTAAACCCTCTGAGAGGGGCTGGAATGTTCAAGTTCTTAGGTCAATTGACAATGTTTCAGCAAGCCAATTGTTTCAAAGCCTAACCGTGGAGCATAGCATTCATGACGCCTACGTTGAAGCAATTAGGCGTGCCGATAAGTTTCTATACATCGAGAACCAGTATTTCATGGGAGGGTGCTATCTGTGGGAGAACGATCAGCATTGTGGATGTAGAAACTTGATCCCCGTTGAAATTGCACTAAAAGTGGTCCATAAGATCAAAGCAAAGGAGAGGTTTGCAGTGTATATTGTGATTCCGATGTGGCCAGAAGGGTTACCTGAGAGTGAATCTGTGCAGGATATACTTCATTGGACTAGAGAGACGATGTCAATGATGTATAAATTGATTGGAGAAGCCATAAAAGAAAGTGGAGTTGAAGGGCATCACCCGAGAGACTATTTGAACTTCTATTGCCTTGCCAATAGAGAAGTTGAGATCCAAGGGGAGTTTGTTCCTCCTCATTCTCCTTACCATGCAACACAATATTGGAATGCACAAAAGCATAGGAGGTTCATGGTCTATGTTCACTCCAAGCTCATGATAG TGGACGATGCATACCTTATCATAGGATCAGCAAACATAAACCAAAGATCCATGGACGGACACCGAGACACTGAGATCGCAATTGGATGCTACCAGTCCGACAATGGTGATAACAAGACGATGGTGAGCTCGAGAGGTGACATTGGAGCATACCGGATGTCATTATGGTATGAACACACAGGTCGTGCCGGAGAATTGTTCAAGCATCCTGAAAGCTTAGAATGCGTGCAGACGATGCGTTTTATCGGAGATCGGATGTGGAAAATTTACAGTGGAGAAGAAGTGATCGACATGGAAGGTGTTCATCTTGTGACATACCCCATGAATGTAACGGAGGAAGGATATGTTGAGGACCTTGTGGAAGGTAGTGGTGATCATTTTCCAGATACAAAGTCTATGGTGAAGGGCAAGAGATCAAAAGTGATTCCACCAATATTTACTACATAG
- the LOC137708506 gene encoding protein FLX-like 3 isoform X1, with amino-acid sequence MAGRHRVPREAMNDRRGYPFEGPYGRGPPMRSLPHPAMLEEELEMQHAEIRRLLADNRRLVEDRMVLQHELGAAKEEIHRMNVAFSDIRAEEEMKSRELYEKSRKLEADLQATEPLKNEAKQLRSEVQKLNTVRKELATQVQTLTQDLARLQSDNKQIPMLRTEIDGLHQELMFCRNAVDYEKKANIELMEQRQAMEKNLVSMAREVEKLRAELSRADGRPWGTGGQYGMNFTSPEGAFPAAYGDGYGMHTGAADKGPMYGLGPASWGGSEKPRMTRR; translated from the exons ATGGCAGGAAGACATCGTGTTCCACGTGAAGCGATGAATGACCGGCGTGGTTATCCTTTTGAAGGACCTTATGGCCGAGGTCCTCCTATGCGGTCTCTTCCCCATCCTGCAATGTTGGAGGAAGAACTTGAAATGCAACATGCGGAAATTCGGAGACTCTTGGCTGATAACCGGAGGCTGGTTGAGGACCGGATGGTGTTGCAGCATGAGCTTGGTGCTGCCAAGGAAGAAATTCATCGGATGAATGTTGCCTTTTCAGATATTCGTgctgaagaagaaatgaaatcAAGGGAGCTCTATGAGAAAAGTAGGAAATTGGAGGCTGACCTACAGGCAACTGAGCCCTTGAAAAATGAGGCTAAGCAACTTCGCTCTGAAGTTCAGAAGCTGAATACTGTTAGGAAGGAACTTGCCACACAAGTTCAGACCCTCACGCAGGACCTTGCGAGGTTGCAGTCTGACAATAAGCAGATTCCTATGCTGAGGACTGAGATTGATGGTCTGCATCAGGAGCTTATGTTTTGTCG AAATGCAGTCGATTATGAAAAGAAGGCAAATATTGAGCTTATGGAGCAAAGACAGGCAATGGAGAAGAACCTAGTTTCTATGGCACGTGAAGTTGAAAAACTACGCGCAGAACTTTCTAGGGCTGATGGTAGACCATGGGGTACGG gTGGACAATATGGTATGAATTTCACCAGCCCAGAAGGGGCTTTTCCTGCTGCATATGGAGATGGATATGGGATGCACACG GGTGCTGCCGACAAAGGGCCTATGTATGGCCTGGGTCCAGCTTCATGGGGAGGTTCTGAAAAGCCTCGCATGACTCGTCGCTGA
- the LOC137708506 gene encoding protein FLX-like 3 isoform X2 has product MAGRHRVPREAMNDRRGYPFEGPYGRGPPMRSLPHPAMLEEELEMQHAEIRRLLADNRRLVEDRMVLQHELGAAKEEIHRMNVAFSDIRAEEEMKSRELYEKSRKLEADLQATEPLKNEAKQLRSEVQKLNTVRKELATQVQTLTQDLARLQSDNKQIPMLRTEIDGLHQELMFCRNAVDYEKKANIELMEQRQAMEKNLVSMAREVEKLRAELSRADGRPWGGQYGMNFTSPEGAFPAAYGDGYGMHTGAADKGPMYGLGPASWGGSEKPRMTRR; this is encoded by the exons ATGGCAGGAAGACATCGTGTTCCACGTGAAGCGATGAATGACCGGCGTGGTTATCCTTTTGAAGGACCTTATGGCCGAGGTCCTCCTATGCGGTCTCTTCCCCATCCTGCAATGTTGGAGGAAGAACTTGAAATGCAACATGCGGAAATTCGGAGACTCTTGGCTGATAACCGGAGGCTGGTTGAGGACCGGATGGTGTTGCAGCATGAGCTTGGTGCTGCCAAGGAAGAAATTCATCGGATGAATGTTGCCTTTTCAGATATTCGTgctgaagaagaaatgaaatcAAGGGAGCTCTATGAGAAAAGTAGGAAATTGGAGGCTGACCTACAGGCAACTGAGCCCTTGAAAAATGAGGCTAAGCAACTTCGCTCTGAAGTTCAGAAGCTGAATACTGTTAGGAAGGAACTTGCCACACAAGTTCAGACCCTCACGCAGGACCTTGCGAGGTTGCAGTCTGACAATAAGCAGATTCCTATGCTGAGGACTGAGATTGATGGTCTGCATCAGGAGCTTATGTTTTGTCG AAATGCAGTCGATTATGAAAAGAAGGCAAATATTGAGCTTATGGAGCAAAGACAGGCAATGGAGAAGAACCTAGTTTCTATGGCACGTGAAGTTGAAAAACTACGCGCAGAACTTTCTAGGGCTGATGGTAGACCATGGG gTGGACAATATGGTATGAATTTCACCAGCCCAGAAGGGGCTTTTCCTGCTGCATATGGAGATGGATATGGGATGCACACG GGTGCTGCCGACAAAGGGCCTATGTATGGCCTGGGTCCAGCTTCATGGGGAGGTTCTGAAAAGCCTCGCATGACTCGTCGCTGA